Proteins found in one Pontibacter sp. SGAir0037 genomic segment:
- the groL gene encoding chaperonin GroEL (60 kDa chaperone family; promotes refolding of misfolded polypeptides especially under stressful conditions; forms two stacked rings of heptamers to form a barrel-shaped 14mer; ends can be capped by GroES; misfolded proteins enter the barrel where they are refolded when GroES binds): MAKNITFDADARTKIKSGVDKLANAVKVTLGPKGRNVIIDKKFGAPTITKDGVSVAKEIELKDAIENMGAQLVKEVASKTADQAGDGTTTATVLAQAIYSAGIKNVAAGANPMDLKRGIDKAVTAVVENLRSQSKKIENSSEIAQVGTISANNDAEIGKMIADAMDKVGKDGVITVEEAKGTETEVKTVEGMQFDRGYLSPYFVTNAEKMEADFDNPFILIYDKKVSTMKELLPVLEQVVQTGRGLVIIAEDVDGEALATLVVNKLRGSLKIAAVKAPGFGDRRKAMLEDIAILTGGTVISEERGYKLENATLDYLGQAEKVIIDKDNTTIVNGAGTKDDIVARVNQIKAQMETTTSDYDKEKLQERLAKLSGGVAILYIGASTEVEMKEKKDRVDDALHATRAAVEEGIVAGGGVALIRAIDALTDLQAENEDQLTGVQIIKTAIEAPLRTIVANAGGEGSVVVQKVREGKADYGYNARDDKYENMFAAGIIDPTKVTRLALENAASIAGLLLTTECVVSEDPEEEKGAPAMPGGMGGMGGMM, translated from the coding sequence ATGGCTAAGAACATCACATTTGATGCCGATGCACGCACCAAGATTAAATCCGGTGTAGACAAACTGGCAAATGCTGTTAAAGTTACGTTAGGTCCTAAAGGCCGCAATGTTATTATCGATAAGAAATTCGGTGCCCCTACTATCACAAAAGACGGTGTGTCTGTAGCAAAAGAAATTGAGCTGAAAGACGCCATCGAGAACATGGGTGCACAACTTGTAAAAGAAGTAGCTTCTAAAACTGCCGATCAGGCTGGTGATGGTACTACAACTGCTACTGTACTGGCACAGGCTATCTATAGCGCCGGTATCAAAAACGTGGCAGCTGGTGCAAACCCAATGGACCTGAAGCGAGGTATCGACAAAGCGGTTACAGCTGTTGTTGAGAACCTGCGTTCACAGTCTAAGAAAATTGAGAACTCATCTGAAATTGCACAGGTAGGTACTATCTCTGCCAACAACGATGCTGAAATCGGTAAAATGATTGCCGATGCCATGGACAAAGTTGGTAAAGATGGTGTAATTACTGTTGAAGAAGCAAAAGGTACTGAAACAGAAGTAAAAACTGTTGAAGGTATGCAGTTTGATCGTGGTTACCTGTCTCCATACTTCGTTACTAACGCGGAGAAAATGGAAGCTGACTTCGACAATCCTTTCATCCTGATCTACGACAAAAAAGTTTCAACCATGAAAGAACTGCTTCCAGTTTTGGAGCAAGTGGTTCAGACTGGCAGAGGCCTTGTTATCATCGCAGAAGATGTAGATGGTGAGGCTTTGGCTACACTGGTAGTTAACAAACTGCGTGGTTCTCTTAAAATTGCTGCTGTTAAAGCTCCTGGCTTTGGTGACAGAAGAAAAGCAATGCTGGAAGATATCGCTATCCTGACTGGTGGTACTGTTATCTCTGAAGAAAGAGGTTATAAATTAGAGAACGCTACGCTTGATTATTTAGGTCAGGCTGAGAAAGTGATCATCGACAAAGACAACACTACTATTGTAAATGGTGCCGGCACAAAAGATGATATCGTTGCTCGTGTAAACCAGATCAAAGCGCAGATGGAAACAACTACATCTGACTATGACAAAGAAAAACTACAGGAGCGTTTAGCAAAACTTTCTGGCGGTGTGGCTATTCTGTACATCGGTGCTTCTACTGAGGTAGAGATGAAAGAGAAGAAAGACCGTGTAGATGACGCTTTGCACGCTACAAGAGCTGCTGTTGAAGAAGGTATTGTAGCAGGTGGTGGTGTTGCCCTGATCCGTGCGATTGATGCTTTAACTGACCTTCAGGCTGAGAACGAAGACCAATTGACAGGTGTTCAGATTATCAAAACCGCTATCGAAGCTCCATTAAGAACAATTGTAGCTAACGCTGGTGGCGAAGGTTCTGTAGTAGTACAGAAAGTACGCGAAGGTAAAGCTGATTACGGTTACAATGCCCGCGACGACAAATATGAAAACATGTTTGCTGCAGGTATCATCGACCCAACAAAAGTAACTCGTCTTGCTTTGGAGAACGCTGCTTCTATCGCTGGCCTTCTGTTAACGACTGAGTGCGTGGTATCAGAAGATCCTGAAGAGGAAAAAGGTGCTCCAGCTATGCCAGGCGGCATGGGCGGAATGGGTGGCATGATGTAA
- the groES gene encoding co-chaperone GroES — protein sequence MSISIKPLADRVIVAPAAAEEKTKSGIIIPDTAKEKPQRGEVVAVGEGKVSEQGATLKPQVQVGDQVLYGKYAGTEISVDGNDYLIMRESDILAIL from the coding sequence ATGTCAATCAGCATTAAACCATTAGCAGACAGAGTAATCGTAGCTCCTGCTGCAGCAGAAGAAAAAACCAAGTCTGGTATTATTATCCCTGACACTGCTAAAGAGAAACCGCAGCGCGGTGAGGTAGTAGCCGTTGGCGAAGGTAAAGTATCTGAGCAAGGTGCCACTTTAAAGCCACAGGTGCAGGTAGGTGACCAAGTGTTGTATGGCAAGTATGCAGGTACAGAAATCTCTGTAGACGGAAATGATTACCTGATTATGCGCGAGTCTGATATTCTGGCTATTCTTTAA
- a CDS encoding peptide MFS transporter: MSTSQNISGGKAPSFIEPHGTLFGHPKGLMILFFTEMWERFSYYGLRGILVLFLTSTTMGGFGWDKENALLLLSIYTAMVYIMAIPGGILADKVFGQRKAVMYGGFILVAGHFLMAIPLQFTFYFALALIVFGTGLLKPNISTLVGELYKQGDPRRDAGFTIFYMGINVGALLASIIVGYVGERIGWHYGFSLAGFGMLLGQLVFITGRKYLAHITDIVKPEDKIFTKDEDDFSAPAKKSFTKNEKDRVLAIILSFVIVLVFFASFEQASGLMNLYAKDYTDRFVFGWEVPASWLQGLNSFFIITAGPLVAWFWVALGRRNINLSSIFKMGLGTAVLGIGFIYMVAAALERTDAVDGKSALSWLVLAYLFQTLGELALSPVSLSFITKVAPKRIVASMMGLYFAVTGMGNFLAGLIGIWAQRQGELQIFAGIAVVTIVLGGLLMILSRRINRLTHGAEDNRQKEVDAQTGQLLEAGL; this comes from the coding sequence ATGTCAACATCCCAAAATATCTCCGGAGGGAAGGCGCCAAGTTTTATTGAGCCGCACGGTACGCTCTTTGGGCATCCCAAAGGACTGATGATTTTGTTTTTCACTGAAATGTGGGAGCGTTTTAGCTACTATGGTTTAAGAGGTATTCTGGTTCTTTTCTTAACATCTACCACAATGGGTGGTTTCGGTTGGGATAAAGAAAACGCACTCCTGTTATTATCTATTTATACAGCCATGGTTTATATTATGGCTATACCTGGTGGTATTCTGGCTGATAAGGTATTTGGCCAGAGAAAGGCGGTGATGTATGGCGGCTTTATTCTGGTAGCTGGCCACTTTCTGATGGCTATTCCATTGCAGTTCACATTTTATTTTGCGTTAGCTCTGATTGTTTTTGGCACGGGTTTACTTAAACCCAATATTTCCACTTTAGTTGGGGAGCTGTACAAGCAGGGTGATCCCCGCCGAGATGCCGGATTTACTATCTTCTATATGGGGATTAATGTGGGGGCACTTCTGGCTTCGATTATAGTAGGCTATGTAGGCGAGCGCATCGGCTGGCACTATGGCTTCTCCTTGGCTGGTTTTGGTATGCTACTGGGGCAGCTGGTATTTATTACAGGCCGCAAGTATCTGGCGCATATTACCGACATCGTGAAGCCAGAAGATAAGATCTTTACAAAAGACGAAGATGATTTCTCAGCACCTGCCAAAAAGAGCTTCACCAAGAACGAAAAAGACCGTGTGTTAGCCATTATCCTTTCCTTCGTAATTGTGCTTGTGTTTTTTGCTTCTTTTGAGCAGGCTAGTGGCCTTATGAATCTTTATGCCAAAGACTATACCGATCGGTTTGTTTTTGGCTGGGAAGTTCCCGCTTCCTGGTTGCAAGGCTTGAACTCTTTCTTCATCATCACTGCTGGTCCGCTTGTGGCCTGGTTCTGGGTTGCTTTGGGCAGAAGAAACATCAACCTGTCTTCTATCTTTAAAATGGGACTTGGTACAGCGGTACTGGGCATCGGATTTATATACATGGTAGCGGCTGCCTTAGAGCGTACAGATGCAGTGGATGGAAAGTCTGCTCTTTCATGGCTGGTGCTGGCTTACCTGTTTCAGACGTTAGGTGAACTGGCCCTTTCTCCTGTTTCGCTTTCCTTTATCACCAAAGTTGCTCCGAAGCGAATCGTAGCTTCTATGATGGGACTCTATTTTGCCGTAACGGGTATGGGTAATTTCCTGGCAGGTCTGATAGGTATTTGGGCGCAGCGCCAGGGCGAGCTGCAAATATTTGCCGGTATTGCTGTTGTAACCATTGTGCTTGGCGGCTTATTGATGATTCTTTCCAGAAGAATTAATCGCCTGACGCACGGAGCTGAGGATAACAGGCAGAAAGAAGTAGATGCACAGACAGGGCAGTTGCTGGAAGCAGGGCTGTAA
- a CDS encoding DUF4159 domain-containing protein → MRYLKFSILLLVLLNGLAFSVSAQKYSFKIAKLKYNGGGDWYANKTSLPNLIRFCNQNLNMNIAPEEAVVEVGSPELMSYPFVHMTGHGNVVFSDAEAENLRNYLISGGFLHVDDNYGLDKYIRKEMKKVFPEYEFVEIAFDHPIYRQKYTFTNGLPKIHEHDNKPPQGFGIIHKGRLVCFYSYETDLGNGWEDSEVHNDPEEKRQQALRMGANILSYALTQYL, encoded by the coding sequence ATGAGATACTTAAAGTTTAGCATCCTGCTACTGGTGCTCCTTAATGGGCTTGCTTTTTCTGTGTCTGCACAGAAATATAGCTTCAAAATTGCAAAACTTAAGTATAATGGCGGCGGAGACTGGTATGCCAACAAAACTTCGCTGCCAAATCTCATCCGCTTCTGCAATCAGAACCTGAACATGAATATTGCTCCGGAAGAAGCTGTTGTAGAAGTTGGAAGCCCGGAACTGATGAGTTATCCTTTTGTGCACATGACAGGCCATGGCAATGTTGTGTTTTCGGATGCAGAGGCTGAAAACCTTCGGAATTACCTGATAAGCGGCGGCTTTCTGCATGTAGATGATAACTATGGCCTGGACAAGTATATCAGGAAAGAAATGAAAAAGGTTTTTCCGGAGTATGAGTTTGTGGAAATAGCTTTCGACCACCCTATTTACAGGCAAAAGTATACTTTCACGAATGGCTTACCCAAAATACACGAGCACGACAACAAGCCGCCACAGGGCTTTGGTATTATTCATAAGGGTCGCCTGGTATGCTTCTACAGCTACGAAACCGATTTAGGCAATGGATGGGAAGACTCCGAAGTACACAACGATCCGGAAGAGAAACGGCAGCAGGCCCTCCGCATGGGCGCAAACATCCTATCCTATGCGCTGACACAGTATTTATAA
- a CDS encoding 16S rRNA (uracil(1498)-N(3))-methyltransferase, giving the protein MHIFYTPDINSDFYSLSEEESKHCTRVLRLQQGDSVNLIDGCGGLYTAIIQDAHQKKCQLQVIDKQLEFGKVPYVAHIAVAPTKNLDRIEWFVEKAVEVGVSEISFLKCEHSERKDLRLDRLEKIAISAMKQSKKGYLPLLHDMVPYQKFLQTCVPEDTFIAHLEDDATKGLKDYYRHNRAHCILIGPEGDFSRSEIEAAYERGIRPVTLGTSRLRTETAGLVACHTLQVLHDIHAPA; this is encoded by the coding sequence GTGCACATTTTTTATACACCCGACATTAATTCAGATTTTTATAGTTTAAGCGAAGAAGAATCGAAGCACTGTACCCGTGTGCTGAGGCTACAGCAGGGAGATTCAGTAAACCTCATTGATGGTTGTGGTGGCCTGTACACAGCTATTATTCAGGATGCGCACCAGAAAAAGTGTCAGTTGCAGGTAATCGACAAGCAACTGGAATTTGGGAAGGTGCCTTATGTGGCACACATAGCGGTAGCTCCAACAAAAAACCTTGACCGGATTGAATGGTTTGTAGAAAAAGCCGTAGAAGTAGGTGTAAGTGAAATATCATTCCTGAAGTGTGAACACTCTGAACGAAAGGATTTACGTCTTGATCGCTTGGAAAAAATAGCCATAAGTGCCATGAAGCAGTCTAAAAAAGGATACCTGCCGTTGCTGCATGACATGGTGCCCTATCAGAAATTTTTACAAACCTGTGTACCCGAAGATACCTTTATTGCACACTTGGAAGATGATGCAACCAAAGGACTGAAAGATTATTACAGACACAACAGGGCGCATTGCATTCTGATTGGGCCAGAAGGAGACTTTTCCCGTTCTGAGATTGAGGCAGCTTACGAAAGAGGAATTCGCCCAGTTACGTTAGGCACAAGCAGGTTAAGAACAGAGACTGCCGGTTTAGTTGCCTGCCACACCTTGCAGGTGCTCCATGATATTCATGCACCCGCCTAA
- the secG gene encoding preprotein translocase subunit SecG, protein MYIALISIIVFICVLLILVVLAQNPKGGGLSSQFGGSTSQLMGVKRTGDLLEKLTWGFAVALVVLTLGTHMMLDSAGDSAVQRSVNEERARQSNLPTGPLGAPASEDTTAAIPDANEIPTMLDTAANN, encoded by the coding sequence ATGTACATCGCCCTTATCAGCATCATTGTTTTTATTTGCGTACTTCTGATTTTAGTTGTACTAGCTCAAAATCCTAAAGGCGGCGGTTTATCCAGCCAGTTTGGCGGAAGTACCAGCCAGTTAATGGGTGTAAAACGTACAGGCGACCTTCTAGAGAAATTAACCTGGGGTTTTGCAGTTGCCCTGGTTGTTTTAACATTAGGTACACACATGATGCTTGATTCTGCCGGCGACTCTGCTGTACAGCGAAGTGTAAACGAAGAGCGTGCGCGTCAGTCTAACCTGCCAACTGGTCCATTAGGTGCCCCGGCATCTGAAGACACGACAGCAGCTATTCCGGATGCGAACGAAATTCCAACTATGCTTGATACAGCTGCCAATAACTAA